A section of the Mycteria americana isolate JAX WOST 10 ecotype Jacksonville Zoo and Gardens chromosome 19, USCA_MyAme_1.0, whole genome shotgun sequence genome encodes:
- the IGSF9B gene encoding protein turtle homolog B produces MTTGCSSAGGTAGVEQCRPLRLRPKPSLITPAGARQEKPGARLDVQLTWTLGSGGRISHSFFLHPLAGALGSREEPEFVTARAGESVILGCDVIHPLTGQPPPYVVEWFKFGVPIPIFIKFGFYPPHVDPEYAGRASLHDKASLRIEQVRSEDQGWYECKVLMLDQQYDTFHNGSWVHLTVNAPPTFTETPPQYVEAKEGSSVTLTCMAFGNPKPIVTWLREGDLLGANGKYQVSDGSLTVLSVSREDRGAYTCRAYSIQGEAVHTTRLLVQGPPFIVSPPENITVNISQDALFTCQAEAYPGNLTYLWYWEEENVYFKNDLKLRVRILIDGTLIIFRVKPEDAGKYTCIPSNSLGRSPSASAYLTVQYPARVVNMPPVIYVPIGIHGYIRCPVEAEPPVTLVKWNKDGRPLRIEKYSGWNLLEDGSIRIEEATEDALGTYTCVPYNALGTMGQSPPARLVLKDPPYFTVLPGWEYRQEAGRELLIPCAAAGDPFPIIAWRKVGKPSRSKHNTLPGGTLQIRSLGKDDHGEWECVATNVVASITASTHLTVVGTSPHAPTSVHVVVAMTSANVSWEPGYDGGYEQTFSVWMKRAQFGPHDWLSLPVPAGSSWLLVDTLEPETAYQFSVLAQNKLGTSSFSEVVTVNTLAFPVTTPEPLVLVTPPRCLTANRTQQGVLLSWLPPANHSFPIDRYIMEFRVAERWEILDDGIPGTENEFFAKDLSQDTWYEFRVLAVMQDLISEPSNVAGVSSTDVFPQPDLTDEGLARPVLAGIVATICFLAAAILFSTLAACFVNKQRKRKLKRKKDPPLSITHCRKSLESPLSSGKVSPESIRTLRPPSESSDDQGPQAKRMLSPTKEKELSLYKKTKRAISSKKYSVSKAEAEAEATTPIELISRGPDGRFVMDPAEMEPSLKTRRIEGFPFVEETDMYPEFRQSDEENDDPVVPASVTALKAQLTPLSSSQESYLQPPAYSPRFHRALEGPGALQATGQARPPAPRAFHHQFYGYLSSSSPGEVDPPPFYMPEVSPLSSVMSSPPLPPEGPFGHPTIPEENGENASNSTLPLAQTPTGGRSPEPWGRAEFPFSGLEPAPAPFPHQLQPCEAAEGAQPTGCLPRGPPPSSLQVVPASYPGILPLEAPKSWTGKSPGRGQSSVPTTTKWQDKPMQPMGCQGQLRHTSQGMGIPVLPYHEPSEPVGPSGTSTFSLDTRWYEPQPRPRPSPRQVRRAEPSLHQVVLQPSRLSPLTQSPLSSRNSSPELTARARPRPGLIQQAEVSEITLQPPAAVSFSRKSTPSTGSPAPSSRGGSPSYRPTAAFASLATGYSGSQGSSLPMDTMDVFGDIPSPRRAGEEILQPEPTSTTVATTGKRPSPSGDAAAPERLEALKYQRIKKPKKSSKGSSKSRKQSNGSASQVQHLPSSQVLWPDEAVCLRKKKRHPRQDPFARLSALKDDLCHRQLPEDQTAILNSVDHDDTGGHATLL; encoded by the exons GCCGGGCCAGCCTGCACGACAAAGCCTCCCTGCGCATTGAGCAGGTCCGCTCCGAGGACCAGGGCTGGTACGAGTGCAAAGTGCTCATGCTGGACCAGCAGTACGACACCTTCCACAACGGCAGCTGGGTCCACCTCACGGTCAACG CTCCCCCCACCTTCACGGAGACGCCGCCGCAGTACGTAGAGGCGAAGGAAGGCAGCAGCGTCACCTTGACCTGCATGGCGTTCGGGAACCCCAAGCCCATCGTCACCTGGCTGAGAGAGGGAGACCTTTTGGGTGCCAACGGCAAGTACCAG GTGAGCGACGGGAGCCTTACGGTGCTCTCCGTCAGCCGGGAGGACAGGGGTGCCTACACCTGCCGGGCGTACAGCATCCAGGGGGAGGCTGTGCACACCACGCGCCTGCTCGTTCAAG GACCTCCTTTCATCGTTTCCCCTCCGGAGAACATCACGGTCAACATCTCCCAGGATGCGCTCTTCACCTGCCAGGCCGAGGCGTACCCCGGGAACCTCACCTACCTGTGGTACTGGGAGGAGGAGAACGTCTACTTCAAGAA CGACCTGAAGTTGAGGGTGCGGATCCTGATCGATGGGACGCTGATCATTTTCCGCGTCAAGCCAGAGGATGCTGGAAAATACACCTGTATCCCCAGCAACAGCCTGGGCCGCTCGCCATCAGCCTCTGCCTACCTGACGGTGCAGT ATCCTGCCCGCGTGGTGAACATGCCCCCCGTCATCTATGTTCCCATCGGGATACACGGATACATCCGCTGCCCGGTCGAGGCAGAGCCCCCAGTCACTCTGGTCAAGTGGAACAAAGACGGACGTCCCCTGCGAATCGAGAAG TATTCTGGCTGGAACCTGCTGGAAGACGGGTCGATCCGGATAGAGGAGGCAACCGAAGATGCTCTCGGCACTTACACCTGTGTGCCTTATAACGCCCTGGGTACGATGGGCCAGTCTCCCCCTGCCCGACTGGTACTGAAG GACCCCCCCTATTTCACGGTGCTACCAGGCTGGGAGTACAgacaggaggcagggagggagctgttGATTCCTTGCGCTGCTGCCGGAGACCCCTTTCCCATCATCGCCTGGAGAAAG GTAGGGAAGCCCAGCAGGAGCAAGCACAACACGCTGCCCGGCGGCACCCTGCAGATCCGCTCCCTCGGCAAGGACGACCATGGCGAGTGGGAGTGCGTCGCCACCAACGTCGTCGCAAGCATTACTGCCAGCACCCACCTTACCGTCGTAG GCACAAGCCCTCACGCCCCGACCAGCGTGCACGTTGTGGTCGCCATGACCTCAGCCAATGTCTCCTGGGAGCCCGGCTACGACGGTGGATACGAGCAGACTTTCTCAGTTTG GATGAAGAGAGCCCAGTTTGGCCCCCATGACTGGCTGTCTCTCCCTGTGCCAGCTGGTTCCAGTTGGCTACTGGTGGATACCTTGGAACCGGAGACTGCGTACCAGTTCAGTGTCTTGGCTCAAAACAAGCTGGGTACCAGCTCCTTCAGTGAGGTGGTCACTGTGAACACTCTAG CATTCCCTGTAACAACTCCAGAGCCTCTGGTGTTGGTTACCCCACCGAGGTGCCTAACAGCCAACCGGACACAGCAAGGCGTCCTCTTGTCGTGGCTTCCTCCCGCTAACCACAGCTTCCCCATTGACCGCTACATCATGGAGTTCCGCGTCGCGGAGAGGTGGGAGATCTTGGACGATGGCATCCCGGGGACCGAGAACGAGTTTTTTGCCAAGGACTTGTCCCAG GACACCTGGTACGAGTTCCGGGTCCTGGCGGTCATGCAGGATCTCATCAGCGAACCCAGCAACGTTGCTGGTGTGTCCAGTACAG ATGTATTCCCTCAGCCTGACCTGACGGACGAGGGTCTAGCCCGCCCAGTGCTGGCTGGCATCGTTGCCACCATCTGCTTCCTGGCTGCTGCCATCCTCTTCAGCACACTCGCCGCCTGCTTCGTCAACAAGCAACGCAAACGCAAGCTCAAGCGCAAGAAAG ACCCTCCTCTCTCGATAACCCACTGCAGGAAGAGTTTGGAGTCCCC GTTGTCTTCCGGCAAGGTGAGTCCCGAGAGCATCCGCACGCTTCGTCCCCCCTCGGAGTCCTCTGACGACCAGGGCCCGCAGGCCAAGCGGATGCTGAGCCCCACCAAGGAGAAAGAGCTCTCTCTTTACAAGAAGACCAAGCGAGCCATCAGCAGCAAGAAGTACAGCGTCTCCAAGGCGGAGGCCGAAGCAGAGGCCACCACCCCCATCGAGCTCATCAGCCGCGGGCCGGACGGCCGCTTCGTCATGGACCCGGCGGAGATGGAGCCCTCCCTGAAGACGCGGCGGATCGAGGGCTTCCCCTTCGTGGAGGAGACGGACATGTACCCCGAGTTCAGGCAGTCGGACGAGGAGAACGACGACCCCGTCGTCCCCGCCTCTGTCACCGCCCTGAAAGCCCAGCTCACCCCTCTCTCCTCCAGCCAGGAGTCCTACCTTCAGCCACCAGCATACAGCCCCCGGTTCCACCGGGCGCTGGAGGGTCCCGGCGCCCTGCAGGCCACCGGCCAGGcccgcccgccagccccccggGCTTTCCACCACCAGTTTTACGGttacctcagcagcagcagccccggggaGGTGGACCCGCCGCCCTTCTACATGCCAGAAGTCAGCCCGCTGAGCTCGGTCATgtcctccccgccgctgccccccgagGGGCCCTTCGGACACCCCACCATCCCCGAGGAGAACGGGGAGAACGCCTCCAACAGCACGCTGCCCCTGGCCCAGACCCCCACGGGGGGCCGGTCCCCCgagccctggggcagggccgAGTTCCCCTTCAGCGGCCTGGAGCCGGCCCCCGCGCCGTTcccccaccagctccagccctgcgAAGCGGCCGAGGGTGCCCAGCCCACCGGCTGCCTTCCTCGGGGgccacccccctcctccctccaggtGGTCCCCGCGTCCTACCCGGGCATCCTGCCCCTGGAGGCACCAAAGAGCTGGACCGGCAAGTCACCCGGCAGGGGCCAGTCCTCTGTGCCCACCACCACCAAGTGGCAGGACAAACCTATGCAACCCATGGGATGTCAAGGGCAGCTAAGACATACCAGCCAAGGTATGGGCATACCCGTGTTGCCTTACCACGAACCGTCCGAGCCCGTCGGCCCCAGCGGCACAAGCACATTCAGCCTGGACACCAGGTGGTATGAGCCCCAACCCCGACCTCGGCCCAGCCCTCGGCAGGTCAGGAGGGCTGAGCCCAGTTTACATCAGGTGGTGCTACAACCTTCGAGGCTTTCTCCTCTGACCCAAAGCCCCCTCAGCTCCCGCAACAGCTCCCCGGAGCTGaccgcccgcgcccggccccggccgggcctcATCCAGCAGGCGGAGGTGTCGGAGatcaccctgcagccccccgcggcGGTCAGCTTCTCCCGCAAGTCCACGCCATCGACGGGATCCCCCGCGCCGAGCAGCCGGGGAGGCAGCCCCAGCTACCGACCTACCGCCGCCTTCGCCTCCCTGGCCACCGGCTACTCCGGCTCCCAGGGCTCCTCCCTGCCCATGGACACCATGGATGTTTTTGGAGACATCCCCTCCCCGAGGAGGGCCGGCGAGGAGATTCTCCAACCGGAGCCGACATCCACCACGGTAGCCACCACGGG AAAACGTCCATCTCCGTCCGGGGACGCTGCTGCACCTGAGAGGCTTGAAGCTCTGAAATACCAGCGGATAAAGAAGCCCAAAAAGTCATCCAAGGGCTCCTCGAAATCCAGAAAACAATCCA ACGGCTCTGCCTCCCAGGTTCAGCACCTTCCCAGCTCTCAGGTACTGTGGCCTGACGAAGCTGTCTGCCTCCGCAAGAAGAAGAGACACCCTCGTCAGGACCCCTTCGCCCGCCTCTCGGCGCTGAAGGACGACCTCTGCCACCGGCAGCTCCCCGAAGACCAGACGGCCATTCTCAACAGCGTGGACCACGACGACACCGGCGGGCACGCCACGTTGCTTTAG